A single region of the Bacillus sp. SM2101 genome encodes:
- a CDS encoding cold-shock protein: MQNGTVKWFDKEKGYGFIEVDGGGDVFVHYSAIAGDGFKTLEEGEKVSFEVVEGARGPQASNVEKQ; the protein is encoded by the coding sequence ATGCAAAACGGTACAGTAAAATGGTTTGATAAAGAAAAGGGTTATGGGTTTATAGAAGTGGATGGCGGTGGAGATGTATTTGTACATTACAGTGCAATTGCTGGAGATGGATTTAAAACTTTAGAAGAAGGCGAAAAAGTTAGTTTTGAGGTAGTTGAAGGAGCTCGAGGCCCACAAGCTTCAAACGTCGAAAAGCAATAA
- a CDS encoding TIGR00266 family protein: MNAHEIEYKLYGDDMQFVEIELDPGESTIAEAGAMMMMEDRIEMETIFGDGSKRGGSGLFGKLMGAGKRVITGESLFMTVFTNEGNEKKHVSFAAPYPGKIIPIDLSDLDGKVICQKDAFLCAAKGVSVGVEFQRKLGAGFFGGEGFIMQKLEGDGMAFLHAGGTIHRRELQPGEMLRIDTGCLVAMTKEVDYDIEFVGKVKTAFFGGEGLFFATVRGPGTVWVQSLPFSRLADRIFASAPQTPGKTTGEGSILGGLGNFLDGDN, encoded by the coding sequence GTGAACGCACATGAAATTGAATACAAATTATACGGAGACGATATGCAGTTTGTAGAAATTGAACTAGACCCTGGTGAAAGTACCATTGCAGAAGCAGGCGCAATGATGATGATGGAAGATAGAATTGAGATGGAAACAATTTTTGGGGATGGCTCAAAACGTGGTGGATCTGGATTGTTTGGTAAACTTATGGGTGCAGGAAAACGCGTTATTACTGGGGAAAGTTTATTTATGACTGTATTTACAAATGAAGGGAACGAGAAAAAACACGTTTCATTCGCCGCACCTTACCCTGGTAAAATTATTCCTATTGACTTAAGTGATTTAGATGGGAAAGTAATTTGTCAAAAAGATGCTTTTTTATGTGCTGCTAAAGGGGTATCTGTTGGCGTTGAATTCCAGCGTAAGCTTGGTGCAGGATTCTTTGGTGGCGAAGGCTTTATTATGCAAAAACTAGAGGGAGATGGAATGGCATTCTTACATGCTGGTGGTACAATTCATCGTCGTGAGCTTCAGCCTGGCGAGATGTTACGTATTGATACTGGCTGTTTAGTTGCCATGACAAAAGAAGTAGATTATGATATTGAATTTGTTGGAAAAGTAAAAACAGCTTTTTTTGGTGGTGAAGGCTTATTCTTTGCTACTGTCAGAGGTCCAGGTACAGTATGGGTACAATCATTGCCATTTAGTCGCTTGGCTGATCGTATTTTTGCAAGTGCCCCTCAAACTCCAGGTAAAACAACAGGAGAAGGTAGCATTTTGGGCGGTTTAGGTAACTTCCTTGACGGAGATAACTAA